Proteins encoded by one window of Macaca mulatta isolate MMU2019108-1 chromosome 10, T2T-MMU8v2.0, whole genome shotgun sequence:
- the ZNF335 gene encoding zinc finger protein 335 isoform X8, protein MEENEVESSSDAAPGPGRPEEPSESGLDVGTSEAVSADSSDAAAAPGQAEADDSGVGQSSDHGSRSQEEVSESSSSADPLPNGYLPDSSSVSHGPVAGVTGGPPALVHSSALPDPNMLVSDCTASSSDLGSAIDKIIESTIGPDLIQSCITVTSAEDGGAETTRYLILQGPDDGAPMTSPMSSSTLAHSLAAIEALADGPTSTSTCLEPPEEAQGGPSSPVQLPPASGAEEPDLQSLEAMMEVVVVQQFKCKMCQYRSSTKATLLRHMRERHFRPVAAATAASGKKGRLRKWSTSTKTQEEEGPEEEDDDDIVDAGAIDDLEEDSDYNPAEDEPRGRQLRFQRPTPSTPRPRRRPGRPRKLPRLESSDLPDGVEGEPLVSSQSGQSPPEPQDPEAPSSSGPGHLVAMGKASRTPVEAGVSQSDAENAAPSCPDEHDTPPRRRGRPSRRFLGKKYRKYYYKSPKPLLRPFLCRICGSRFLSHEDLRFHVNSHEAGDPQLFKCLQCSYRSRRWSSLKEHMFNHVGSKPYKCDECSYTSVYRKDVIRHAAVHSRDRKKRPDPTPKLSSFPCPVCGRVYPMQKRLTQHMKTHSTEKPHMCDKCGKSFKKRYTFKMHLLTHIQAVANRRFKCEFCEFLCEDKKALLNHQLSHVSDKPFKCSFCPYRTFREDFLLSHVAVKHTGAKPFACEYCHFSTRHKKNLRLHVRCRHASSFEEWGRRHPEEPPSRRRPFFSLQQIEELKQQHSVAPGPPPSSPGPPEIPPEATPFQSSEAPSLLCPDTLGGATIIYQQGAEESTAMATQTALDLLLNMSAQRELGGTALQMPPILPPGAVAGGRGEVGGHGSRITLAPGPFGGTGYSVITAPPMEEGTSAPGTPYSEEPSGEAAQTVVVSDTLKEAGTHYIMATDGTQLHHIELTADGSISFPSPDALASGAKWPLLQCGGLPRDGPEPPSPANTHRVGDPPSSASPPPATSKALGLAVPPSPPCAATAASKKFSCKICAEAFPGRAEMESHKRAHAGPGAFKCPDCPFSARQWPEVRAHMAQHSSLRPHQCSQCSFASKNKKDLRRHMLTHTKEKPFACHLCGQRFNRNGHLKFHIQRLHSPDGRKSGTPTARAATQTPTQTIILNSDDETLATLHTALQSSHGVLGPERLQQALGQEHIIVAQEQTVTNQEEATYIQEITTADGQTVQHLVTSDNQLSSWRTRPQHLPPCHHCHPPPRPQVQYIISQDGVQHLLPQEYVVVPEGHHIQVQEGQITHIQYEQGAPFLQESQIQYVPVSPGQQLVTQAQLEAAAHSAVTAVADAAMAQAQGLFGTEEAVPEHIQQLQHQGIEYDVITLADD, encoded by the exons ATGGAGGAGAACGAGGTGGAGAGCAGCAGCGACGCGGCCCCTGGGCCTGGCCGGCCCGAGGAGCCCTCTGAGAGCGGCCTGGATGTGGGCACCTCGGAAGCCGTGTCGGCCGACAGCAGCGACGCCGCGGCCGCCCCGGGGCAGGCAGAGGCCGATGACTCTGGCGTGGGGCAAAGCTCGGACCACGGCAGCCGCTCTCAG GAGGAGGTATCCGAGAGCAGCTCGAGCGCAGACCCCCTGCCTAATGGCTACCTCCCTGATTCGTCGTCTGTGTCCCATGGGCCAGTGGCAGGGGTGACAGGCGGTCCCCCAGCACTTGTGCACTCTAGTGCACTCCCAGACCCCAACATGCTGGTGTCCGACTGCACAGCTTCCTCCTCGGACCTGGGCTCAGCCATCGACAAGATCATCGAGTCCACCATCGGGCCCGACCTCATCCAGA GCTGCATCACTGTGACCAGTGCCGAGGATGGCGGGGCCGAGACCACGAGGTACCTGATCCTGCAGGGCCCAGATGATG GAGCCCCCATGACATCACCAATGTCCAGTTCCACCTTGGCCCACAGCCTGGCAGCCATTGAGGCCCTGGCAGATGGccccacatccacatccacatgcCTGGAGCCACCTGAGGAGGCACAGGGTGGGCCCAGCTCCCCGGTGCAGCTGCCTCCAGCCTCTGGTGCTGAAGAACCAGACCTGCAGAGCCTGGAGGCcatgatggaggtggtggtggtgcagCAGTTCAAGTGCAAGATGTGCCAGTACCGGAGCAGCACCAAGGCCACACTGCTGCGCCACATGCGGGAGCGCCACTTCCGTCCAG tagcagcagccacagcagcaTCTGGTAAAAAAGGACGTCTACGGAAGTGGAGCACCTCCACCAAGACCCAAGAGGAAGAGGGACCGGAGGAGGAGGACGATGACGACATTGTAGACGCTGGAGCCATTGATGACCTAGAGG AGGATAGCGACTATAATCCAGCTGAGGATGAGCCCCGAGGCCGGCAGCTTCGGTTCCAGCGCCCCACCCCTAGTACCCCAAGGCCCCGAAGGAGACCTGGCCGACCCCGGAAGCTGCCCCGCCTGGAGAGCTCAGACCTCCCAGATG GTGTGGAAGGAGAGCCTCTAGTGAGTTCCCAGAGTGGACAGAGCCCTCCAGAGCCACAGGATCCCGAGGCTCCCagctcctcaggcccaggacacCTGGTGGCTATGGGCAAGGCAAGCAGGACCCCTGTGGAAGCTGGTGTGAGCCAGTCAGATGCAGAGAACGCAGCTCCCTCCTGCCCGGATGAGCATGACACTCCACCCCGGCGCCGAGGTCGACCTTCCAGGCGCTTCCTAGGCAAGAAATACCGCAA GTACTATTACAAGTCGCCCAAACCGCTTTTGAGGCCCTTCCTGTGCCGCATCTGTGGTTCTCGCTTTCTGTCCCACGAGGACCTGCGCTTCCACGTCAACTCCCATGAGGCTGGCGATCCCCAGCTCTTCAAGTGCCTGCAGTGCAGCTATCGTTCCCGCCGCTGGTCCTCTCTCAAG GAGCACATGTTCAACCACGTGGGCAGCAAGCCCTACAAGTGTGACGAGTGCAGCTACACCAGTGTCTACCGGAAGGACGTCATTCGGCACGCCGCTGTGCACAGCCGAGACCG GAAGAAGAGGCCAGATCCG ACTCCAAAGCTGAGCTCTTTCCCCTGCCCTGTGTGTGGCCGTGTGTACCCCATGCAGAAAAGACTCACGCAGCACATGAAGACGCACAGCACTGAGAAGCCCCATATGTGTGACAAG TGTGGAAAGTCCTTTAAGAAGCGCTACACCTTCAAAATGCACCTGCTCACACATATCCAGGCTGTTGCCAACCGCAG gttcaagtgtgAGTTCTGTGAGTTCCTTTGTGAAGACAAGAAGGCACTGCTGAACCACCAGTTGTCCCACGTCAGTGACAAGCCCTTCAAATGCAGCTTTTGTCCCTACCGCACCTTCCGAGAGGACTTCCTGCTGTCCCATGTGGCTGTTAAGCACACAG GGGCCAAGCCCTTCGCCTGTGAGTACTGCCACTTCAGCACACGGCACAAGAAGAACCTACGCCTGCACGTACGGTGCCGACATGCAAGCAGCTTCGAGGAATGGGGGAGGCGCCACCCTGAGGAGCCCCCCTCCCGCCGTCGCCCCTTCTTCTCTCTGCAGCAGATTGAGGAGCTGAAGCAGCAGCACAGTGTGGCCCCTGGACCACCTCCCAGCTccccaggacctcctgag ATACCCCCAGAGGCGACACCTTTCCAGTCATCTGAGGCTCCCTCACTGCTCTGTCCTGACACCCTGGGCGGCGCCACCATCATCTACCAGCAAG GAGCCGAGGAGTCGACAGCGATGGCCACGCAGACAGCCTTGGATCTTCTGCTGAACATGAGTGCCCAGCGGGAACTGGGGGGCACAGCCCTGCAG ATGCCTCCCATCCTGCCCCCTGGTGCTGTTGCAGGTGGCCGTGGTGAAGTCGGAGGACATGGAAGCAGG ATCACCCTGGCACCTGGTCCATTTGGTGGGACTGGCTACAGTGTCATCACGGCACCCCCTATGGAGGAGGGGACATCAGCTCCTGGCACACCTTACAG CGAGGAACCCTCAGGAGAGGCAGCCCAGACTGTGGTTGTGAGTGACACCCTAAAAGAAGCTGGCACCCACTACATCATGGCTACTGATGGTACCCAGTTGCACCACATTGAG CTCACCGCAGATGGCTCCATCTCCTTCCCAAGTCCAGATGCTCTGGCCTCTGGTGCCAAATGGCCCCTGCTGCAGTGTGGGGGGCTGCCTAGAGATGGCCCTGAGCCTCCATCTCCAGCCAACACCCACCGTGTAGGGGACCCCCCGAGCTCtgcctccccacctcctgcaACCAGCAAAGCCCTGGGCCTGGCAGTGCCCCCCTCACCGCCGTGTGCAGCCACTGCAGCATCAAAGAAGTTTTCCTGCAAGATCTGTGCCGAGGCCTTCCCTGGCCGAGCTGAGATGGAGAGTCACAAGCGGGCCCATGCTGGGCCTGGTGCCTTCAAGTGCCCCGACTGCCCCTTCAGTGCCCGCCAGTGGCCCGAGGTCCGG GCGCACATGGCGCAGCACTCAAGCCTGCGGCCCCACCAGTGTAGCCAGTGCAGTTTCGCCTCCAAGAATAAGAAGGACCTGCGGCGGCACATGCTGACTCACACCAAGGAGAAGCCTTTTGCGTGCCACCTCTGCGGGCAGCG TTTCAACCGTAACGGGCACCTCAAGTTCCATATCCAGCGGCTGCACAGTCCTGATGGGAGGAAGTCAGGAACTCCTACAGCCCGGGCTGCTACCCAGACCCCAACCCAGACCATCATCCTGAACAGTGATGACGAAACACTGGCCACCCTGCACA CTGCACTCCAGTCCAGTCACGGGGTCCTGGGCCCAGAGCGGCTACAGCAGGCACTGGGCCAGGAACATATCATCGTTGCCCAGGAGCAGACAGTGACCAATCAG GAGGAAGCCACCTACATCCAAGAGATCACCACAGCAGATGGCCAGACCGTACAGCACCTGGTGACCTCCGACAACCAG CTGAGCTCCTGGAGAACGAGGCCTCAGCACCTGCCTCCTTGCCACCACTGCCACCCTCCCCCCCGCCCACAGGTGCAGTATATCATCTCCCAGGATGGTGTCCAGCACCTGCTCCCCCAGGAATATGTTGTGGTCCCCGAGGGCCATCACATCCAG GTACAGGAGGGCCAGATCACACACATCCAGTATGAACAAGGAGCCCCATTCCTTCAGGAGTCCCAG ATCCAGTATGTGCCTGTGTCCCCAGGCCAGCAGCTTGTCACACAGGCTCAACTTGAGGCTGCAGCACACTCGGCTGTCACAG CAGTGGCTGATGCTGCCATGGCCCAAGCCCAAGGCCTGTTTGGCACAGAGGAGGCAGTGCCTGAACACATTCAACAGCTGCAGCACCAGGGCATCGAGTACGACGTCATCACCCTGGCCGATGACTGA
- the ZNF335 gene encoding zinc finger protein 335 isoform X5, whose product MEENEVESSSDAAPGPGRPEEPSESGLDVGTSEAVSADSSDAAAAPGQAEADDSGVGQSSDHGSRSQEEVSESSSSADPLPNGYLPDSSSVSHGPVAGVTGGPPALVHSSALPDPNMLVSDCTASSSDLGSAIDKIIESTIGPDLIQSCITVTSAEDGGAETTRYLILQGPDDGAPMTSPMSSSTLAHSLAAIEALADGPTSTSTCLEPPEEAQGGPSSPVQLPPASGAEEPDLQSLEAMMEVVVVQQFKCKMCQYRSSTKATLLRHMRERHFRPAAATAASGKKGRLRKWSTSTKTQEEEGPEEEDDDDIVDAGAIDDLEEDSDYNPAEDEPRGRQLRFQRPTPSTPRPRRRPGRPRKLPRLESSDLPDGVEGEPLVSSQSGQSPPEPQDPEAPSSSGPGHLVAMGKASRTPVEAGVSQSDAENAAPSCPDEHDTPPRRRGRPSRRFLGKKYRKYYYKSPKPLLRPFLCRICGSRFLSHEDLRFHVNSHEAGDPQLFKCLQCSYRSRRWSSLKEHMFNHVGSKPYKCDECSYTSVYRKDVIRHAAVHSRDRKKRPDPTPKLSSFPCPVCGRVYPMQKRLTQHMKTHSTEKPHMCDKCGKSFKKRYTFKMHLLTHIQAVANRRFKCEFCEFLCEDKKALLNHQLSHVSDKPFKCSFCPYRTFREDFLLSHVAVKHTGAKPFACEYCHFSTRHKKNLRLHVRCRHASSFEEWGRRHPEEPPSRRRPFFSLQQIEELKQQHSVAPGPPPSSPGPPEIPPEATPFQSSEAPSLLCPDTLGGATIIYQQGAEESTAMATQTALDLLLNMSAQRELGGTALQVAVVKSEDMEAGLASPGGQPSPEGATPQVVTLHVAEPGGGAAAESQLGPPDLPQITLAPGPFGGTGYSVITAPPMEEGTSAPGTPYSEEPSGEAAQTVVVSDTLKEAGTHYIMATDGTQLHHIELTADGSISFPSPDALASGAKWPLLQCGGLPRDGPEPPSPANTHRVGDPPSSASPPPATSKALGLAVPPSPPCAATAASKKFSCKICAEAFPGRAEMESHKRAHAGPGAFKCPDCPFSARQWPEVRAHMAQHSSLRPHQCSQCSFASKNKKDLRRHMLTHTKEKPFACHLCGQRFNRNGHLKFHIQRLHSPDGRKSGTPTARAATQTPTQTIILNSDDETLATLHTALQSSHGVLGPERLQQALGQEHIIVAQEQTVTNQEEATYIQEITTADGQTVQHLVTSDNQVQYIISQDGVQHLLPQEYVVVPEGHHIQVQEGQITHIQYEQGAPFLQESQIQYVPVSPGQQLVTQAQLEAAAHSAVTAVADAAMAQAQGLFGTEEAVPEHIQQLQHQGIEYDVITLADD is encoded by the exons ATGGAGGAGAACGAGGTGGAGAGCAGCAGCGACGCGGCCCCTGGGCCTGGCCGGCCCGAGGAGCCCTCTGAGAGCGGCCTGGATGTGGGCACCTCGGAAGCCGTGTCGGCCGACAGCAGCGACGCCGCGGCCGCCCCGGGGCAGGCAGAGGCCGATGACTCTGGCGTGGGGCAAAGCTCGGACCACGGCAGCCGCTCTCAG GAGGAGGTATCCGAGAGCAGCTCGAGCGCAGACCCCCTGCCTAATGGCTACCTCCCTGATTCGTCGTCTGTGTCCCATGGGCCAGTGGCAGGGGTGACAGGCGGTCCCCCAGCACTTGTGCACTCTAGTGCACTCCCAGACCCCAACATGCTGGTGTCCGACTGCACAGCTTCCTCCTCGGACCTGGGCTCAGCCATCGACAAGATCATCGAGTCCACCATCGGGCCCGACCTCATCCAGA GCTGCATCACTGTGACCAGTGCCGAGGATGGCGGGGCCGAGACCACGAGGTACCTGATCCTGCAGGGCCCAGATGATG GAGCCCCCATGACATCACCAATGTCCAGTTCCACCTTGGCCCACAGCCTGGCAGCCATTGAGGCCCTGGCAGATGGccccacatccacatccacatgcCTGGAGCCACCTGAGGAGGCACAGGGTGGGCCCAGCTCCCCGGTGCAGCTGCCTCCAGCCTCTGGTGCTGAAGAACCAGACCTGCAGAGCCTGGAGGCcatgatggaggtggtggtggtgcagCAGTTCAAGTGCAAGATGTGCCAGTACCGGAGCAGCACCAAGGCCACACTGCTGCGCCACATGCGGGAGCGCCACTTCCGTCCAG cagcagccacagcagcaTCTGGTAAAAAAGGACGTCTACGGAAGTGGAGCACCTCCACCAAGACCCAAGAGGAAGAGGGACCGGAGGAGGAGGACGATGACGACATTGTAGACGCTGGAGCCATTGATGACCTAGAGG AGGATAGCGACTATAATCCAGCTGAGGATGAGCCCCGAGGCCGGCAGCTTCGGTTCCAGCGCCCCACCCCTAGTACCCCAAGGCCCCGAAGGAGACCTGGCCGACCCCGGAAGCTGCCCCGCCTGGAGAGCTCAGACCTCCCAGATG GTGTGGAAGGAGAGCCTCTAGTGAGTTCCCAGAGTGGACAGAGCCCTCCAGAGCCACAGGATCCCGAGGCTCCCagctcctcaggcccaggacacCTGGTGGCTATGGGCAAGGCAAGCAGGACCCCTGTGGAAGCTGGTGTGAGCCAGTCAGATGCAGAGAACGCAGCTCCCTCCTGCCCGGATGAGCATGACACTCCACCCCGGCGCCGAGGTCGACCTTCCAGGCGCTTCCTAGGCAAGAAATACCGCAA GTACTATTACAAGTCGCCCAAACCGCTTTTGAGGCCCTTCCTGTGCCGCATCTGTGGTTCTCGCTTTCTGTCCCACGAGGACCTGCGCTTCCACGTCAACTCCCATGAGGCTGGCGATCCCCAGCTCTTCAAGTGCCTGCAGTGCAGCTATCGTTCCCGCCGCTGGTCCTCTCTCAAG GAGCACATGTTCAACCACGTGGGCAGCAAGCCCTACAAGTGTGACGAGTGCAGCTACACCAGTGTCTACCGGAAGGACGTCATTCGGCACGCCGCTGTGCACAGCCGAGACCG GAAGAAGAGGCCAGATCCG ACTCCAAAGCTGAGCTCTTTCCCCTGCCCTGTGTGTGGCCGTGTGTACCCCATGCAGAAAAGACTCACGCAGCACATGAAGACGCACAGCACTGAGAAGCCCCATATGTGTGACAAG TGTGGAAAGTCCTTTAAGAAGCGCTACACCTTCAAAATGCACCTGCTCACACATATCCAGGCTGTTGCCAACCGCAG gttcaagtgtgAGTTCTGTGAGTTCCTTTGTGAAGACAAGAAGGCACTGCTGAACCACCAGTTGTCCCACGTCAGTGACAAGCCCTTCAAATGCAGCTTTTGTCCCTACCGCACCTTCCGAGAGGACTTCCTGCTGTCCCATGTGGCTGTTAAGCACACAG GGGCCAAGCCCTTCGCCTGTGAGTACTGCCACTTCAGCACACGGCACAAGAAGAACCTACGCCTGCACGTACGGTGCCGACATGCAAGCAGCTTCGAGGAATGGGGGAGGCGCCACCCTGAGGAGCCCCCCTCCCGCCGTCGCCCCTTCTTCTCTCTGCAGCAGATTGAGGAGCTGAAGCAGCAGCACAGTGTGGCCCCTGGACCACCTCCCAGCTccccaggacctcctgag ATACCCCCAGAGGCGACACCTTTCCAGTCATCTGAGGCTCCCTCACTGCTCTGTCCTGACACCCTGGGCGGCGCCACCATCATCTACCAGCAAG GAGCCGAGGAGTCGACAGCGATGGCCACGCAGACAGCCTTGGATCTTCTGCTGAACATGAGTGCCCAGCGGGAACTGGGGGGCACAGCCCTGCAG GTGGCCGTGGTGAAGTCGGAGGACATGGAAGCAGGGTTAGCATCCCCTGGTGGGCAGCCCTCCCCTGAAGGTGCCACTCCACAGGTGGTCACCCTCCATGTGGCAGAGCCGGGGGGCGGTGCGGCAGCCGAGAGCCAGCTAGGCCCTCCTGACCTACCACAGATCACCCTGGCACCTGGTCCATTTGGTGGGACTGGCTACAGTGTCATCACGGCACCCCCTATGGAGGAGGGGACATCAGCTCCTGGCACACCTTACAG CGAGGAACCCTCAGGAGAGGCAGCCCAGACTGTGGTTGTGAGTGACACCCTAAAAGAAGCTGGCACCCACTACATCATGGCTACTGATGGTACCCAGTTGCACCACATTGAG CTCACCGCAGATGGCTCCATCTCCTTCCCAAGTCCAGATGCTCTGGCCTCTGGTGCCAAATGGCCCCTGCTGCAGTGTGGGGGGCTGCCTAGAGATGGCCCTGAGCCTCCATCTCCAGCCAACACCCACCGTGTAGGGGACCCCCCGAGCTCtgcctccccacctcctgcaACCAGCAAAGCCCTGGGCCTGGCAGTGCCCCCCTCACCGCCGTGTGCAGCCACTGCAGCATCAAAGAAGTTTTCCTGCAAGATCTGTGCCGAGGCCTTCCCTGGCCGAGCTGAGATGGAGAGTCACAAGCGGGCCCATGCTGGGCCTGGTGCCTTCAAGTGCCCCGACTGCCCCTTCAGTGCCCGCCAGTGGCCCGAGGTCCGG GCGCACATGGCGCAGCACTCAAGCCTGCGGCCCCACCAGTGTAGCCAGTGCAGTTTCGCCTCCAAGAATAAGAAGGACCTGCGGCGGCACATGCTGACTCACACCAAGGAGAAGCCTTTTGCGTGCCACCTCTGCGGGCAGCG TTTCAACCGTAACGGGCACCTCAAGTTCCATATCCAGCGGCTGCACAGTCCTGATGGGAGGAAGTCAGGAACTCCTACAGCCCGGGCTGCTACCCAGACCCCAACCCAGACCATCATCCTGAACAGTGATGACGAAACACTGGCCACCCTGCACA CTGCACTCCAGTCCAGTCACGGGGTCCTGGGCCCAGAGCGGCTACAGCAGGCACTGGGCCAGGAACATATCATCGTTGCCCAGGAGCAGACAGTGACCAATCAG GAGGAAGCCACCTACATCCAAGAGATCACCACAGCAGATGGCCAGACCGTACAGCACCTGGTGACCTCCGACAACCAG GTGCAGTATATCATCTCCCAGGATGGTGTCCAGCACCTGCTCCCCCAGGAATATGTTGTGGTCCCCGAGGGCCATCACATCCAG GTACAGGAGGGCCAGATCACACACATCCAGTATGAACAAGGAGCCCCATTCCTTCAGGAGTCCCAG ATCCAGTATGTGCCTGTGTCCCCAGGCCAGCAGCTTGTCACACAGGCTCAACTTGAGGCTGCAGCACACTCGGCTGTCACAG CAGTGGCTGATGCTGCCATGGCCCAAGCCCAAGGCCTGTTTGGCACAGAGGAGGCAGTGCCTGAACACATTCAACAGCTGCAGCACCAGGGCATCGAGTACGACGTCATCACCCTGGCCGATGACTGA